The proteins below are encoded in one region of Polynucleobacter sp. AP-Nino-20-G2:
- the dnaA gene encoding chromosomal replication initiator protein DnaA: MSNLQNPPTLNSLNPLGFWDDALGIFARELSPQQFKTWIQPLSLVSYDESEQLLTVGAPNRFKLDWTKKTFSDRFQELASQYFGCPISLNFVLNVEGGATETPEVNPPQGRAETPESSVELDTTSTEEQAFEIEDHSKLNPNLTFDTFVTGKANQLARAASIQVAHNPGTSYNPMFLYGGVGLGKTHLIHAIGNHLLKEKPSARIRYIHAEQYVSDVVRAYQQKAFDRFKRYYHSLDLLLIDDIQFFSGKSRTQEEFFYAFEALLSNKAQVIITSDTYPKEMAGIDDRLISRFDSGLTVAIEPPELEMRVAILMKKALSEGIPMSEDVAFFVAKHLRSNVRELEGALRKILAFVRFHGKEVTIDVARTALKDLLSIQNRQISVENIQKAVADFYSIKVADMYSKKRPANIARPRQIAMFMAKELTQKSLPEIGELFGGRDHTTVLHAVRKIGEERSHDGQLNHEIHVIEQTLKS; encoded by the coding sequence ATGAGCAATTTACAGAACCCACCCACCTTGAATTCACTTAACCCTCTGGGTTTTTGGGATGACGCGCTTGGAATCTTTGCGCGCGAACTCTCCCCGCAACAATTTAAAACTTGGATTCAACCCTTAAGCCTGGTCTCCTATGATGAAAGTGAGCAGTTACTCACTGTTGGGGCGCCAAATAGATTTAAGCTGGATTGGACCAAAAAAACTTTTTCTGACCGTTTTCAAGAACTGGCATCACAGTATTTTGGTTGCCCCATTTCGCTCAATTTTGTACTTAATGTAGAGGGGGGCGCCACTGAGACTCCCGAAGTAAACCCACCCCAAGGAAGGGCTGAAACACCAGAGAGTAGTGTTGAGTTAGACACCACCTCAACAGAAGAGCAGGCCTTCGAAATTGAGGACCACTCCAAACTCAACCCCAATCTCACCTTTGATACTTTTGTTACCGGCAAAGCAAATCAGTTGGCTAGGGCCGCATCGATTCAGGTGGCACACAACCCCGGGACATCCTATAACCCCATGTTTTTGTATGGTGGGGTAGGGCTTGGCAAAACCCACTTAATTCATGCTATTGGCAACCACCTCCTTAAAGAGAAGCCAAGCGCTCGAATCCGCTACATTCACGCGGAGCAGTATGTTTCGGATGTGGTCCGCGCATACCAACAAAAGGCGTTTGACCGCTTTAAGCGCTATTACCACTCCCTTGATTTATTACTAATTGACGATATTCAATTTTTTAGCGGTAAATCTAGAACACAAGAAGAGTTCTTTTATGCGTTTGAGGCGCTTTTAAGCAACAAGGCTCAAGTCATCATTACTAGCGATACCTACCCCAAAGAAATGGCAGGCATCGATGATCGCCTTATATCTCGATTTGATTCGGGCTTGACGGTTGCGATTGAGCCACCTGAGCTGGAGATGCGGGTCGCTATTTTGATGAAAAAGGCATTAAGTGAGGGCATCCCCATGAGTGAGGATGTGGCTTTTTTCGTTGCAAAACATTTGAGGTCCAATGTTCGGGAACTTGAAGGTGCGTTGCGAAAAATTTTAGCTTTTGTGCGTTTTCATGGGAAAGAGGTCACTATTGATGTGGCCCGTACAGCCCTAAAGGACTTGCTTTCAATTCAAAATCGACAGATTTCAGTTGAAAATATCCAAAAGGCAGTCGCAGATTTTTACAGCATTAAAGTCGCCGATATGTACTCCAAGAAGCGTCCTGCAAATATTGCTCGACCACGCCAAATTGCTATGTTTATGGCCAAAGAATTAACTCAGAAGAGTCTCCCAGAGATTGGTGAGTTGTTTGGGGGGCGGGACCACACTACCGTTTTACATGCTGTGCGCAAAATTGGTGAAGAGCGGTCTCATGATGGGCAGCTTAAC